In Acinetobacter piscicola, a single window of DNA contains:
- a CDS encoding DUF1778 domain-containing protein: protein MMTNNESIEIHLDAETKQFAEQAAIVLDYPTLSDFFIYLIQNHAPQILHEHTHIQLSHTQFKQFIEACRTQNTVPARLKQAAQLLDKQNF, encoded by the coding sequence ATGATGACCAACAATGAATCTATAGAAATACATCTAGATGCTGAAACAAAGCAATTTGCAGAACAAGCTGCGATTGTTCTAGACTACCCTACACTCAGTGATTTTTTCATTTATTTAATTCAAAATCACGCACCACAAATTTTGCATGAACACACTCATATTCAGTTAAGTCATACTCAGTTCAAGCAATTTATCGAAGCATGTCGCACTCAAAATACCGTTCCTGCCCGATTAAAACAGGCTGCCCAGCTTTTAGATAAACAAAATTTTTAA
- a CDS encoding type II toxin-antitoxin system Phd/YefM family antitoxin — MKVITCAELQDNLADILDYVIDDHAPVLINREDKQAVVIISLDDCSAFKETAYLIKIPANAKRLSDSIVQIEATETTCHKLSKE, encoded by the coding sequence ATGAAAGTCATTACATGTGCTGAGCTGCAAGACAATTTAGCAGATATACTCGATTACGTTATAGACGATCACGCACCTGTACTTATTAATAGAGAAGATAAACAAGCCGTAGTGATAATAAGTCTAGATGATTGTAGTGCCTTTAAAGAAACAGCGTACCTAATCAAAATTCCTGCCAATGCAAAACGGTTAAGCGACTCAATCGTGCAAATTGAAGCAACTGAAACAACGTGTCATAAACTAAGTAAAGAGTGA
- a CDS encoding pilin: MNAQKGFTLIELMIVVAIIGILAAIALPAYQDYTKRAKMSEVVAFIASAKTGVAEGYADLNTLTGIDNAKAGLAAATDITSKYVEKMTVTDGVITVDVQDIDAGCDAATAALTLTPTPNTTTGSLDWAGTSDATCTKFVPANFR; this comes from the coding sequence ATGAACGCTCAAAAAGGCTTTACGCTTATCGAGTTGATGATTGTTGTCGCTATTATTGGTATCTTGGCTGCAATCGCACTTCCTGCGTACCAAGACTACACTAAACGTGCAAAAATGTCTGAAGTGGTTGCATTCATTGCATCTGCAAAAACGGGCGTTGCAGAAGGTTATGCAGACTTAAATACTTTGACAGGTATTGATAACGCTAAAGCAGGTTTGGCTGCCGCAACAGATATTACATCTAAGTATGTGGAAAAAATGACTGTTACTGATGGTGTAATTACAGTTGATGTTCAAGATATTGATGCAGGTTGTGATGCTGCAACAGCTGCTTTAACTTTAACGCCAACCCCTAATACAACTACTGGTTCATTGGACTGGGCTGGTACATCTGATGCAACCTGTACTAAATTTGTCCCTGCAAACTTCCGTTAA